The following coding sequences lie in one Desulfovulcanus ferrireducens genomic window:
- a CDS encoding type I-MYXAN CRISPR-associated endonuclease Cas4/Cas1: protein MSNTIENEDIFQSHFLAEKTTDEPLIRVMALHALAYCERLFYLEEVEEIRVADANVYAGRRLHEELDKGSKKYTLELASQELGIRGKVDYVRTDAGELIIYEHKKGRSNKGNQAWPSDHLQTTAYGLLVSEHFNRPVKELRIRYHADNKTIIIPFDLDKAKEEVLNAVKKARGLRSSLGRPQVSVPEKLCRACSLAPVCLPEEERFVEEEKEKPLRLFPAEDEKRVIHLLEQGAAIHKDGYQFVISLPDGNKKSIPGANVASFVLHGNIQISTQAIHFCAANDIGIHWLSYGGHYVGALQKGAGYVQRRHRQYETFHDPLFKILLVAKLCRAKVENQLKYILRATRAKRSNETQGQEALQASINSIRHEIKALARIEKSLSKTGNETITQHDKVIGEMRGHEGRAGREYFKALTCILNLPEDNFLYFNGRNRRPPRDPFNALLSFGYALLYKDCVAAIQAVGLDPCFGFFHTPRSSAYPLALDLMELFRVILWDMPLIASVNRNQWRKQDFEITGQQVWLNKEGRRKAISLYENRKREKWKHPVLKYSLSYSRTIELEVRLLEKEWTGQPGLFARLRVR from the coding sequence ATGTCCAACACAATAGAAAACGAAGACATTTTCCAGTCTCACTTTCTGGCAGAAAAAACAACAGATGAGCCGCTCATTCGAGTGATGGCTCTGCATGCTCTGGCCTATTGTGAGCGGCTCTTTTATCTGGAGGAAGTGGAAGAAATAAGAGTTGCAGATGCCAATGTCTATGCTGGCCGCAGACTGCATGAAGAATTGGACAAAGGAAGCAAAAAATATACGTTAGAGCTTGCCAGCCAGGAGTTAGGTATCCGTGGCAAAGTTGACTATGTGCGCACAGATGCCGGGGAACTTATCATTTATGAGCATAAAAAAGGTCGTTCAAACAAAGGCAATCAAGCCTGGCCCAGTGATCACCTCCAGACAACAGCTTATGGCCTTCTTGTTTCTGAACATTTTAATCGCCCGGTAAAAGAACTACGTATTCGTTATCATGCAGACAATAAAACCATTATTATTCCTTTTGATTTAGATAAGGCAAAGGAAGAAGTTTTAAACGCAGTAAAAAAGGCCAGGGGGCTACGTTCATCACTTGGAAGACCGCAGGTTAGTGTGCCTGAAAAGTTATGCCGCGCCTGTTCTCTTGCGCCAGTATGTTTGCCAGAGGAAGAGCGTTTTGTAGAAGAAGAAAAAGAAAAGCCTTTGCGTTTGTTCCCTGCTGAAGATGAAAAAAGAGTTATTCATCTTCTGGAGCAGGGGGCTGCAATTCATAAGGATGGATATCAGTTTGTAATTAGTTTACCTGATGGAAATAAAAAGTCTATTCCGGGGGCAAATGTTGCGTCTTTTGTTTTGCACGGCAATATTCAAATATCCACTCAAGCCATTCATTTTTGCGCTGCAAATGATATAGGTATTCATTGGCTTTCTTATGGCGGGCATTATGTAGGGGCATTGCAAAAAGGCGCTGGATATGTGCAGCGCCGTCATCGTCAATATGAAACATTTCACGACCCACTTTTTAAAATTTTGCTTGTGGCCAAACTTTGTCGGGCCAAAGTAGAAAACCAGTTAAAATATATCCTGCGAGCAACAAGGGCAAAGCGTTCAAACGAAACACAAGGCCAGGAAGCATTGCAGGCAAGTATAAATAGCATTCGCCATGAAATAAAAGCCTTGGCCAGAATAGAAAAATCACTGAGTAAGACTGGTAATGAAACTATTACTCAACATGATAAAGTAATTGGGGAGATGCGCGGACATGAGGGCAGGGCAGGTAGAGAATATTTTAAGGCCCTGACCTGTATATTAAATCTGCCAGAAGACAATTTTTTATATTTTAATGGCCGCAATCGGCGTCCACCTAGAGATCCGTTTAATGCCTTGCTGTCTTTTGGTTATGCGTTGCTTTATAAAGATTGCGTAGCTGCTATTCAGGCTGTAGGGCTTGATCCCTGCTTTGGTTTTTTTCATACCCCCCGCTCCTCTGCCTATCCTCTAGCCTTGGATTTGATGGAATTGTTTCGGGTTATTCTGTGGGACATGCCGTTAATTGCTTCTGTCAACCGCAATCAATGGCGTAAACAAGATTTTGAGATCACTGGCCAGCAGGTCTGGTTAAACAAAGAAGGCCGGCGAAAGGCTATTTCTTTGTATGAAAACCGCAAAAGAGAAAAATGGAAGCATCCGGTTCTAAAATATTCTTTAAGTTACTCCCGCACAATAGAGCTTGAAGTAAGACTGTTGGAAAAAGAGTGGACCGGTCAGCCCGGTCTATTTGCCCGCTTGCGAGTGCGTTGA
- the cmx8 gene encoding type I-MYXAN CRISPR-associated protein Cmx8, translating to MKKEDKITLTYNLFDLPTAQHKAGLAGILILIESMRRRKMSPLPEVEEMTSSRVVITFTRESMQLLFDDLYDAEFVEVKSKSKWSGKKPKKIKEEETIENGKKKKTKYFIYDELQPKGSFFTTFYPDDCENWLELWRKMLWKVLRAQPKTRGVYEERAKGIPSSEASKVWKAMKAKKQKEESFAGSVFIGAQKENAELVPFKGLPQENFLLYFWYIASLVFSVKFVELKRNKERKSSIKWKDWGHAIVIPEPADIEEFYYVLIETLENMPVDVKNYTPASGQITLFEEGALEYLYFLVINKSRRQGGFFDFISGLEVYHMQKQGNNVRMLGAKKILPDRKIFEKYERMRQANMNPIFKRFYLQNVLAQNPWYFGSIKYFNTFPSEIFVWKTGKTPEQTNFKFFGLDCNNLFQLTIKKLKIKEVKEVNEESKEMFMAKIIYRIVRHYILLKALNKSGLSTKTDEKGQTIYPFENKEYKEAIEKVSMDAFLAMRGRKEEDFVEYFTGTICSVPQFLPQDEYLLLSDALVQGGWEKVKSLSLLAISAASYLAKNIQHKEDE from the coding sequence ATGAAAAAAGAAGACAAAATTACTTTAACTTATAATTTGTTTGATTTGCCCACTGCCCAACATAAGGCAGGTCTGGCAGGAATTTTGATTTTGATTGAATCTATGCGAAGACGCAAGATGTCTCCATTGCCAGAAGTAGAAGAGATGACTTCATCACGTGTGGTTATTACTTTTACCAGAGAAAGTATGCAGCTATTGTTTGATGATCTGTATGATGCTGAATTTGTGGAGGTAAAATCAAAAAGTAAATGGAGCGGTAAAAAACCAAAAAAGATTAAAGAAGAGGAAACTATAGAAAATGGAAAAAAGAAGAAAACAAAATATTTTATTTATGACGAATTACAGCCAAAAGGGAGTTTTTTTACAACATTTTACCCGGATGATTGTGAAAATTGGTTAGAGTTATGGAGGAAGATGCTCTGGAAGGTCTTGCGTGCCCAGCCAAAAACTCGGGGAGTTTATGAAGAAAGGGCAAAAGGAATCCCTTCTTCCGAAGCGTCAAAGGTTTGGAAAGCTATGAAAGCCAAAAAACAGAAAGAGGAAAGTTTTGCTGGTTCTGTATTTATTGGTGCACAGAAGGAGAATGCAGAGCTGGTGCCCTTTAAGGGACTTCCACAGGAAAATTTTTTGCTTTACTTCTGGTATATTGCAAGTCTTGTGTTTTCTGTAAAGTTTGTTGAATTAAAAAGAAACAAAGAAAGGAAAAGCAGTATTAAGTGGAAGGATTGGGGACATGCCATTGTTATTCCTGAACCAGCAGATATTGAAGAATTTTATTATGTTCTTATAGAAACGCTGGAAAACATGCCTGTTGATGTTAAAAATTATACTCCTGCATCAGGACAGATAACTCTTTTTGAAGAAGGTGCATTGGAATATCTTTATTTTCTTGTGATCAATAAAAGTCGTCGCCAGGGAGGTTTTTTTGATTTTATTTCTGGCCTGGAAGTTTATCATATGCAAAAACAGGGCAACAATGTGCGTATGTTGGGAGCAAAAAAAATACTGCCAGATAGAAAAATTTTTGAAAAATATGAACGCATGCGACAGGCAAATATGAATCCTATTTTTAAAAGGTTTTATTTACAAAATGTTCTCGCACAAAACCCGTGGTATTTTGGCAGCATAAAATATTTCAATACATTTCCTTCAGAAATTTTTGTCTGGAAAACAGGAAAAACTCCAGAACAGACAAATTTTAAATTTTTCGGTTTAGATTGTAATAATCTGTTTCAACTGACTATTAAAAAATTAAAAATAAAGGAGGTCAAAGAGGTGAATGAAGAAAGTAAAGAAATGTTTATGGCAAAAATTATTTACAGAATAGTCAGGCATTATATTTTGCTTAAAGCCTTAAACAAATCTGGATTATCCACTAAAACTGATGAAAAAGGCCAGACTATTTATCCTTTTGAAAATAAAGAATACAAGGAAGCCATTGAAAAGGTAAGTATGGATGCCTTTTTGGCTATGCGTGGGCGAAAGGAAGAGGATTTTGTGGAATATTTTACTGGCACTATTTGTTCTGTGCCCCAATTTTTGCCTCAAGATGAATACCTTCTCCTTTCTGATGCCTTGGTGCAGGGCGGGTGGGAAAAGGTAAAATCCTTATCTTTGCTGGCAATTTCTGCTGCATCTTATCTGGCTAAAAATATTCAACACAAGGAGGACGAATAA
- the cas5 gene encoding type I-MYXAN CRISPR-associated protein Cas5/Cmx5/DevS, with protein sequence MLILYLQAPFATFRTFTAGSFRPTARFITPSAAYGLLLNIAGIEMRYDDDKSVMTKIDSGLPECSLALAALEFPETHSLYQQIHNYPVGSSGKERKDMAKGSKYNIVPARRAFLSDIRVFIALKGNDELEEKVKKGLAGKKERKYGLPFLGDNNFLIDRLEIITEPEPAHWYIPLKADDEVEYNEHITRLTITIDRSEMSKTRSALFVPTKRPVKDVPQKAWVKVKY encoded by the coding sequence ATGCTAATTTTATATTTACAGGCTCCCTTTGCCACATTTCGCACCTTTACTGCTGGCAGTTTTAGACCAACTGCCAGGTTTATTACACCTTCTGCTGCTTATGGGTTGCTCTTAAATATTGCTGGCATAGAGATGCGTTATGATGACGACAAATCTGTAATGACGAAAATTGATTCCGGGTTGCCTGAGTGTTCTCTTGCTTTGGCAGCCCTAGAATTTCCTGAAACCCATAGTTTATATCAACAAATTCATAATTATCCTGTAGGCAGTAGTGGTAAAGAGCGAAAAGATATGGCTAAGGGTAGTAAATACAATATTGTTCCTGCCAGGCGTGCTTTTTTGTCAGATATTAGAGTTTTTATAGCTTTAAAAGGTAATGATGAGTTGGAGGAAAAAGTAAAAAAAGGCCTGGCAGGAAAAAAAGAGAGAAAATATGGCCTGCCTTTTTTGGGAGACAATAATTTTTTAATAGACAGGTTGGAAATAATCACTGAACCAGAACCTGCCCACTGGTATATTCCCTTAAAGGCAGATGATGAAGTTGAGTATAATGAACACATCACCAGACTAACCATCACTATTGACCGATCTGAAATGAGTAAAACCAGATCAGCTCTGTTTGTGCCAACAAAAAGGCCGGTAAAAGACGTACCACAAAAGGCATGGGTGAAAGTCAAATATTAA
- the cas3 gene encoding CRISPR-associated helicase Cas3' — MEFKCLLAKCCPEPDNPPEQATLLGHTKAVVEAFINLFGTANFSTRLAKRWLKFFRLNIKYYPIFFINTLIACILHDLGKANSGFQRMIRKKGDQEIRHEQLSAMFLLCPEIKDWIVNIKNADFEIIISVIGCHHLKLEPRNKNLLTGEKGQAFLVLRIYVQQILEIINYLAQKTDFPPITSLSLPENCDLEESEYEYKERLEKVFNQINRKCKRDKIFQRLLLAVKTALIVADSAGSGLSRENKVLFSWLKKAFDEDELLTDKTITAKIITPRKKEIEEKSQKPFKWQDFQLLADTLPQRAVLVSACGSGKTLAAWRWIRAQLNKKPTARVMFLYPTRATASEGFRDYVSWAPEGILLHSSARFDLQNMFDDFDGRSQADFEVEDRLFALAYWQRRIFSATIHQFLGVMQYSYRSVCLLPLLVDSIVVVDEVHSLDSALFSALKKFLEEFDLPVLCMSATITPSRREKLEECGLKIFPDDPEKLDDLSQKIKIPRYQTNLIEDTERAKDIALYALEQGKKVLWVVNTVDRCQQLAQELNTYKDVLCYHSRFKLEDRIKIHQKVVENFKSDKPVLAITTQLCEMSLDLDAHVLITETAPITSLIQRMGRCNRHLKYDCGEIYLYFPENNAPYKDGDLQGVREFVKKINQRKLRQLELEHLLEGLTAKMIEIEKYNAFLGDGPWAKTRDIADYNNQCVQAILDSDIERFFDLKNKKEPFDGLIVPVPRKVSVRRSSKIGRFPLIVSADYYCEKFGLAKTPWEMII; from the coding sequence ATGGAATTCAAATGTCTGCTGGCTAAATGTTGCCCTGAGCCTGACAATCCACCTGAGCAGGCCACGCTTTTGGGGCATACAAAGGCAGTGGTGGAAGCTTTTATAAATCTTTTTGGAACTGCCAATTTTTCTACCAGGCTGGCGAAGAGGTGGTTAAAATTTTTCCGTCTTAATATAAAATATTATCCCATTTTTTTTATAAATACTCTAATAGCATGTATTTTACATGACCTTGGCAAAGCTAATAGCGGTTTTCAGCGAATGATTAGAAAAAAGGGTGATCAAGAAATACGCCATGAACAATTAAGTGCAATGTTTTTATTATGTCCTGAAATAAAGGATTGGATTGTAAATATAAAAAATGCGGATTTTGAAATTATTATCAGTGTCATAGGATGCCACCATTTAAAACTTGAACCTCGGAACAAGAATCTACTTACAGGAGAAAAAGGACAAGCCTTTCTGGTGCTTCGTATTTATGTCCAACAAATTTTAGAGATTATAAATTACCTAGCCCAAAAGACAGATTTTCCTCCCATAACTAGCCTATCATTGCCTGAAAATTGTGATTTAGAAGAAAGTGAGTATGAGTATAAAGAAAGGTTAGAAAAAGTTTTTAATCAGATAAATCGCAAATGTAAACGAGATAAAATATTTCAAAGGCTTTTACTGGCCGTAAAAACAGCTTTGATTGTAGCTGACAGTGCTGGGTCTGGTCTTAGCAGGGAGAATAAAGTTTTGTTCTCCTGGCTGAAAAAGGCATTTGATGAAGATGAGTTGCTTACAGATAAGACCATCACTGCAAAGATAATAACTCCCAGAAAAAAAGAGATAGAAGAAAAGAGTCAGAAACCATTTAAGTGGCAGGATTTTCAGCTTCTTGCCGATACTTTACCACAAAGGGCGGTTCTTGTTTCAGCCTGTGGCAGTGGTAAAACTCTGGCTGCGTGGAGATGGATAAGAGCACAGTTAAACAAGAAACCCACTGCCAGGGTGATGTTTCTTTACCCCACCAGAGCAACGGCCAGTGAAGGTTTTCGTGACTATGTATCCTGGGCACCTGAAGGAATCTTGCTTCATTCTTCTGCTCGTTTTGACTTGCAAAATATGTTTGATGATTTTGATGGGCGCAGTCAGGCTGACTTTGAAGTTGAAGACAGGTTATTTGCCCTTGCTTACTGGCAGAGGCGTATCTTTAGTGCAACCATTCATCAATTTTTAGGGGTTATGCAGTATTCTTATCGTTCTGTATGTCTTTTGCCTTTGTTAGTAGATAGCATAGTGGTTGTGGATGAAGTTCATAGCCTAGATAGTGCTTTGTTTTCAGCCTTAAAAAAATTTTTAGAGGAATTTGATCTGCCAGTATTGTGCATGAGTGCCACCATAACACCATCCAGACGGGAGAAACTAGAGGAGTGTGGCCTTAAAATTTTTCCTGATGATCCTGAAAAGTTGGATGACCTATCCCAAAAGATAAAGATACCCCGTTATCAGACAAACCTCATTGAAGATACAGAAAGGGCAAAAGATATAGCCTTATATGCTTTGGAACAGGGCAAAAAGGTGCTCTGGGTGGTCAATACTGTGGATCGCTGCCAGCAATTGGCTCAAGAACTAAATACTTATAAAGATGTCTTGTGTTATCATAGCCGTTTTAAACTGGAAGACAGGATCAAAATTCACCAAAAAGTAGTTGAAAATTTTAAAAGCGATAAACCAGTGCTGGCTATAACCACGCAACTGTGTGAAATGAGTCTTGATCTGGATGCCCATGTTCTAATTACTGAAACCGCACCTATTACCAGTCTTATTCAGAGAATGGGAAGATGCAATCGGCATTTAAAGTATGATTGTGGTGAAATTTATTTATATTTTCCAGAGAATAATGCACCTTATAAAGATGGTGATCTGCAAGGAGTAAGAGAATTTGTGAAAAAGATAAACCAGAGAAAATTAAGACAACTGGAACTGGAACATCTTTTGGAAGGTTTGACTGCCAAAATGATAGAAATAGAAAAATACAATGCCTTTTTGGGAGATGGACCCTGGGCAAAGACGCGAGACATTGCAGACTATAACAACCAATGTGTCCAGGCCATACTGGATAGCGATATTGAAAGGTTTTTTGATTTGAAAAATAAAAAAGAACCTTTTGATGGGCTTATTGTGCCTGTGCCCAGAAAAGTGTCTGTAAGGCGATCTTCTAAAATAGGAAGATTTCCTTTAATAGTTTCTGCTGACTATTATTGTGAAAAATTTGGTTTAGCTAAAACACCTTGGGAGATGATTATATGA